The proteins below are encoded in one region of Bremerella sp. P1:
- the tyrS gene encoding tyrosine--tRNA ligase — MNDIFAELSWRGLINQTTGDDSFGTWLNEQPRTVYAGFDPTAESLHVGHMLPLMLLRRFQAAGHKPIALVGGATGMIGDPSGKSAERNLLSVEQLRANVEAIKVQMGQFLDFDEAGSGAVLVNNFDWMQSFSYLDFLRDIGKNFPVNVMMAKDSVKGRLERDDAGLSYTEFSYMLLQAYDFVHLFDKHGCTLQIGGSDQWGNITAGIDLGRRMRSAQLFGMTCPLLTKSDGTKMGKTESGAIWLSPDRTSPYAFYQYWVNVADEDAGKCLRFLTELDREEIEALDKAREEEPHKRQSQKRLAEALTELVHGAEGVASAQRATEIFFGGEIDNLSDKQLTEIFADVTSQELSRDRLTADGGLNIVDALVESGLCKSKGDARRTISQGGAYVNNRRVEEVEKTLGTEDLASETVMVLRSGKKKYALLRFAN; from the coding sequence ATGAACGATATTTTCGCAGAACTCTCGTGGCGTGGTCTCATTAATCAAACAACCGGGGACGACTCGTTCGGTACCTGGCTGAATGAGCAGCCGCGGACCGTCTACGCCGGTTTTGACCCAACCGCCGAGAGTCTGCACGTTGGGCACATGCTGCCGCTGATGCTGCTACGTCGTTTTCAAGCGGCAGGGCACAAACCGATTGCCTTGGTCGGTGGTGCGACCGGGATGATCGGCGACCCGAGCGGTAAGAGCGCCGAACGTAATCTGCTGTCGGTTGAACAACTGCGCGCCAACGTCGAGGCGATCAAAGTCCAAATGGGGCAATTCCTCGACTTCGACGAAGCCGGCAGCGGCGCCGTGCTGGTGAACAACTTCGACTGGATGCAGAGCTTCAGCTACCTCGACTTCCTCCGCGACATCGGGAAGAACTTCCCGGTCAACGTGATGATGGCGAAGGACTCGGTGAAAGGCCGCTTGGAACGCGATGACGCTGGCCTCAGCTACACCGAATTCAGCTACATGCTGCTTCAGGCGTACGACTTCGTGCACCTGTTCGACAAGCATGGCTGTACGCTGCAGATCGGTGGAAGCGATCAGTGGGGCAATATCACCGCTGGGATAGACCTGGGGCGTCGTATGCGATCGGCTCAGCTTTTCGGCATGACCTGTCCGCTGCTGACCAAGAGCGACGGAACCAAGATGGGTAAAACCGAGTCGGGTGCCATTTGGCTTTCGCCAGACCGTACGAGCCCCTACGCGTTCTACCAATACTGGGTCAACGTCGCCGATGAAGATGCCGGTAAGTGCCTACGCTTCTTGACCGAGTTGGATCGAGAAGAGATTGAAGCACTCGATAAAGCTCGTGAAGAGGAGCCGCACAAGCGACAGAGCCAGAAGCGATTGGCCGAGGCGCTGACCGAATTGGTCCATGGGGCCGAAGGGGTTGCGAGTGCGCAGCGTGCCACCGAGATTTTTTTCGGGGGTGAGATCGACAATCTGAGCGACAAGCAACTGACCGAAATCTTCGCGGATGTTACCAGCCAGGAGCTAAGCCGTGACCGATTGACCGCCGACGGTGGGTTGAACATTGTCGATGCGTTGGTCGAATCAGGCCTCTGCAAGAGCAAGGGGGACGCACGCCGAACTATTTCGCAGGGCGGGGCTTACGTGAATAACCGCCGTGTGGAAGAGGTCGAGAAAACCCTGGGAACCGAGGACTTGGCCAGTGAAACGGTCATGGTGCTTCGCAGCGGCAAGAAGAAGTATGCCCTGCTGCGATTCGCCAACTAG
- a CDS encoding DNA polymerase ligase N-terminal domain-containing protein → MPRFAILHHITPVDAEKPDHYDLLLEDGDVLKTFTLESFPSVDTSAKAVADFDHRMIYLDYEGPISGNRGEVTQADSGTFSWITRQADQITVQLQGKRLVGQLTLKIQDSSADS, encoded by the coding sequence ATGCCTCGCTTTGCCATCCTTCATCACATCACGCCGGTCGATGCCGAGAAGCCTGATCATTATGACCTGCTTCTCGAAGATGGCGATGTCTTGAAGACCTTCACGCTCGAGAGCTTTCCAAGCGTGGATACCTCGGCAAAAGCGGTCGCCGACTTTGATCATCGGATGATCTACCTCGACTACGAAGGCCCCATCTCCGGCAACCGCGGAGAAGTGACCCAGGCCGACTCAGGCACGTTCAGTTGGATCACGCGGCAAGCGGACCAGATCACGGTTCAGTTGCAAGGCAAGCGGCTTGTAGGGCAACTCACCCTAAAGATTCAGGATTCGTCTGCTGACTCTTGA
- the ispD gene encoding 2-C-methyl-D-erythritol 4-phosphate cytidylyltransferase, with protein sequence MIKFSVILPAAGRSTRFGGGELKKVYVPLLGQPVWLHSAKRFAARPDVSGVVIVISQDDESYFREQFSDVCNELGIQIVLGGETRTDSIANGIDALDSRSEFIAIHDAARPGIDDAMIDAVFNSAAGSGAAILALPVPGTLKRVSIEGKIVETVPREGVWEAQTPQVFRRPLILEAYDKFRNEPATDDASLVERLGHPVSVVRGAMKNLKITTKDDLAVAERLLADGS encoded by the coding sequence GTGATCAAATTCAGTGTCATCCTGCCTGCCGCCGGCCGTAGTACGCGTTTCGGCGGCGGCGAACTGAAAAAGGTATACGTTCCGCTGTTGGGACAGCCGGTCTGGCTGCATAGCGCGAAGCGATTCGCCGCTCGCCCGGATGTGAGCGGCGTCGTGATTGTCATCTCGCAGGATGATGAGTCGTACTTTCGTGAGCAGTTCTCCGATGTCTGTAACGAGTTGGGAATTCAAATCGTTCTGGGAGGAGAAACCCGAACCGATTCGATTGCCAACGGTATCGACGCGTTAGACTCCAGAAGCGAGTTCATCGCCATTCACGATGCGGCCCGGCCTGGGATCGACGATGCGATGATCGATGCCGTGTTCAACTCGGCCGCCGGAAGTGGTGCCGCGATTCTCGCTCTGCCGGTACCTGGCACGCTCAAGCGAGTCTCGATCGAAGGCAAGATCGTCGAAACGGTTCCCCGCGAAGGAGTTTGGGAAGCGCAAACCCCCCAGGTCTTTCGACGCCCCTTGATTCTCGAGGCGTATGACAAGTTCCGCAACGAGCCTGCCACCGACGATGCCAGCCTGGTCGAACGTCTGGGGCACCCCGTCTCAGTCGTTCGCGGCGCGATGAAGAATCTGAAGATCACGACCAAGGACGATCTGGCCGTGGCTGAACGGCTGTTGGCCGACGGAAGTTGA
- the ccsA gene encoding cytochrome c biogenesis protein CcsA, producing the protein MLSGITLLCFASCYAITLGLEVARIWVRARSRAVVSLGFAVVGIITHTLYLIGEQQGLIQSGPISSWHQWCLMAAWVLMSLFVIAAFAQPGTSLGLFLLPMVLLLIGVAYLMDQVAPFGAATSAETWGVIHGTALLAGTVVVMLGFVTGIMYLIQSYRLKHKMLTSEGFKLPSLEWLETTNRRALVISTCLLAGGMFAGILLKISHNSFPWTDPVIWSSAILFLWLVAATIFEVVYRPARRGQKVAYLTMANFLFLMIVLALILFGPSQHARNPESPGTSESTSLLELPADPPRSLTR; encoded by the coding sequence ATGCTGTCTGGGATAACCCTGCTTTGTTTTGCATCTTGCTACGCGATTACGCTCGGGCTTGAGGTTGCGCGAATCTGGGTTCGAGCACGATCCCGGGCTGTCGTCTCGCTCGGGTTTGCCGTCGTGGGGATCATCACCCACACGCTCTATCTGATTGGCGAGCAACAAGGTCTCATCCAATCGGGGCCGATTTCTTCGTGGCACCAATGGTGCTTGATGGCGGCCTGGGTATTGATGTCGCTGTTTGTGATCGCCGCGTTCGCCCAGCCAGGGACCTCGCTCGGATTATTTCTGCTGCCGATGGTCTTGCTGCTGATCGGCGTCGCTTACTTGATGGACCAGGTCGCACCCTTTGGCGCCGCCACCTCGGCAGAAACCTGGGGGGTAATTCACGGAACCGCGCTATTGGCCGGAACGGTCGTGGTGATGCTGGGATTCGTGACCGGGATCATGTACCTCATTCAGTCTTACCGGCTGAAGCACAAGATGCTGACCAGCGAAGGCTTCAAGCTCCCGAGTCTCGAATGGCTGGAAACGACCAATCGACGAGCCTTGGTCATTTCGACGTGTCTATTGGCCGGTGGGATGTTCGCTGGCATCCTGTTGAAGATCAGCCATAACAGCTTCCCTTGGACCGATCCCGTGATCTGGAGCTCGGCGATCCTGTTTTTGTGGCTCGTCGCGGCGACGATCTTTGAAGTGGTCTATCGCCCGGCCCGGCGTGGTCAAAAGGTCGCCTACCTGACAATGGCGAACTTCTTATTCCTGATGATCGTATTGGCGTTGATCCTGTTCGGCCCGTCGCAGCATGCCCGAAACCCGGAAAGCCCAGGCACGAGCGAGAGCACCAGCCTGCTCGAATTGCCAGCCGACCCGCCAAGGAGCCTCACGCGATGA
- a CDS encoding dihydroorotase: MKTLIKNATVVLPDGPQKTSVLIDGAQIADIDPAESVKVDETVYAYGMTLIPGVIDAHVHMRDPGLTAKEDLRSGSRACAKGGITTFLEMPNTNPATISQKLLEEKLTLAANKSIVNYGFFLGATLQNMEELKKGTRTPGIKIYMGSSTGDMALTDPGLLEAIFAETKLPIAVHAEDEAIIEKMKQELAGTRNVVDHSKIRNVEAEVSSVKRACELAREYKHRLHICHVSAGASVDVFEDHADVITAEVTPHHLFLNVDDYMNLGPLAQMNPSLKTKEDNEALFQALLDDKIQIVATDHAPHTWEEKCGRYPDTPSGVPGVDTALPLMLDMVAKDKCTIEDVVHWMCEGPALVWDILEKGRIEVGYDADLVLIDMNKTQVIHGPSMETKCRWTPFEGREVTGWPMRTWVCGKEVYRDGKFDESRMGVEAMFDHDRGGYWEGVDE; the protein is encoded by the coding sequence ATGAAAACGCTGATTAAGAACGCCACCGTAGTGCTGCCTGATGGCCCGCAAAAGACGTCCGTCTTGATCGATGGAGCTCAAATTGCCGATATCGATCCGGCCGAATCGGTGAAAGTGGACGAGACCGTCTATGCGTACGGCATGACGCTGATCCCTGGCGTAATCGACGCCCACGTGCACATGCGCGACCCCGGCCTGACCGCCAAGGAAGACCTTCGCAGTGGTAGCCGAGCCTGTGCGAAGGGGGGAATCACCACCTTCCTGGAAATGCCGAACACCAACCCGGCCACCATCTCGCAGAAGCTTCTGGAAGAGAAGCTCACCCTGGCAGCCAACAAAAGCATCGTGAACTACGGGTTCTTCCTGGGTGCCACGCTGCAGAACATGGAAGAACTGAAAAAGGGCACCCGCACGCCTGGTATCAAGATCTACATGGGCAGTAGCACCGGCGATATGGCCCTGACCGATCCCGGCCTGCTGGAAGCGATCTTCGCGGAAACCAAGCTGCCGATCGCCGTGCATGCCGAAGACGAAGCGATCATCGAAAAGATGAAGCAGGAATTGGCCGGCACGCGAAACGTGGTCGACCACTCCAAGATTCGCAACGTCGAGGCCGAAGTCTCGTCGGTGAAGCGTGCCTGTGAGCTGGCTCGCGAATACAAGCACCGCCTGCACATCTGCCACGTGAGTGCCGGAGCCTCGGTCGATGTCTTCGAAGATCACGCCGACGTGATCACCGCCGAAGTCACCCCGCATCACTTGTTCCTCAACGTGGACGACTACATGAACCTGGGCCCGCTGGCCCAGATGAATCCTTCGCTCAAGACGAAGGAAGACAACGAAGCGTTGTTCCAGGCCCTGCTGGACGACAAGATCCAGATCGTCGCGACCGATCACGCCCCGCACACGTGGGAAGAGAAGTGCGGCCGCTACCCTGACACCCCAAGCGGTGTGCCTGGCGTCGACACGGCCCTGCCGCTGATGCTGGACATGGTAGCCAAGGACAAGTGCACCATCGAGGACGTTGTCCACTGGATGTGCGAAGGCCCGGCATTGGTTTGGGACATCCTGGAAAAGGGACGCATCGAAGTCGGCTACGACGCCGACCTGGTGCTGATCGACATGAACAAGACCCAGGTCATCCACGGCCCAAGCATGGAAACCAAGTGCCGCTGGACACCTTTCGAGGGCCGCGAAGTCACCGGTTGGCCCATGCGAACCTGGGTCTGCGGCAAGGAAGTCTACCGCGACGGCAAGTTCGACGAGTCGCGCATGGGCGTCGAAGCCATGTTCGACCACGATCGCGGCGGGTACTGGGAAGGGGTCGACGAGTAA
- a CDS encoding acyl-CoA dehydrogenase family protein, producing the protein MSSDTTNPQPPETKPEEQQETSFAETALKLGGKSEDEARRTGAIDSADDQVEKLFQPQYQTANSPAHRAVWDRGIPVELFEADPVATPPEIRKVMDDSLEVVRGFRKSKAITDDKGKIRDEVLQSLGDAGYWGLLVDKKYGGSGTPFRAFAPFLTEMAMVDPTLAGLASVHGCIGAVDPVSTFGSEEQKQRYLPKLASGEKLSAFALTEPCAGSDLTALRTHAKLDGDSYVLNGEKLFITNVVPGRTIGVVCLIDDVPAVLVVDLPPEENDNFQLRKYGIWALKHTYNQGIIFKDFRVPKENLLVPGKGNGLTIAYHGLNLGRISLCANAAGTMRLMMASMIPWVHFRETYGEPIAKRELVQRRLGKLAGMIVASDALVAWCSTLIDAGYRGEMECIIAKIFGSESQKEAAIELFMKTHGGRSFLHGHMFGDNVHEYLAPCIYEGEGEMLGMAFFKSLVKKHGTQFFEPIGKALHEAGIKKPNPFNPAHAWALKGALAPYASWMMKEYMGGKPRPKFPQMPEDLKAHAQFAADRLQDMPLHISGTMRKHQLKLADRQCRMSYLSANVQDLMTILCTALYAAKQENETVRAAADIACRDLKRKILLTRPSDRYFRRVSEVGGMIAEGNFPGVDVPPDEIMMRYDK; encoded by the coding sequence ATGAGCAGTGACACGACCAATCCACAGCCGCCGGAAACGAAGCCGGAAGAGCAGCAAGAGACTTCGTTCGCCGAAACCGCGCTGAAGCTCGGCGGTAAGAGCGAGGATGAAGCACGTCGTACCGGGGCGATCGATTCGGCCGACGATCAGGTCGAGAAGCTCTTCCAGCCGCAGTATCAAACGGCCAACAGCCCGGCCCATCGCGCGGTGTGGGATCGAGGTATTCCGGTCGAACTGTTTGAAGCCGATCCGGTTGCGACGCCGCCTGAGATTCGCAAGGTGATGGACGACAGCCTGGAGGTCGTGCGCGGCTTCCGTAAGAGCAAGGCCATTACCGACGACAAAGGGAAGATCCGCGACGAAGTCCTTCAGTCGCTAGGCGATGCAGGCTACTGGGGTTTGCTCGTCGACAAGAAATACGGCGGTAGCGGTACGCCCTTTCGCGCGTTTGCACCCTTTCTGACCGAAATGGCCATGGTCGATCCGACCCTCGCAGGCCTGGCTTCGGTGCACGGCTGTATTGGGGCGGTCGATCCTGTCAGTACGTTTGGTAGCGAAGAACAGAAGCAGCGGTATCTCCCCAAGCTGGCCAGCGGCGAGAAGCTCTCGGCGTTCGCACTGACCGAACCGTGTGCTGGTTCCGACCTGACCGCGCTGCGCACACACGCCAAGCTTGATGGCGACAGTTACGTGCTCAACGGCGAGAAGCTCTTCATCACCAACGTGGTGCCTGGCCGAACGATCGGCGTGGTGTGTCTCATCGACGACGTGCCGGCGGTGTTGGTGGTCGATTTGCCTCCCGAAGAGAACGATAACTTTCAACTTCGGAAGTATGGTATCTGGGCCCTCAAGCACACCTACAACCAGGGCATCATCTTCAAGGACTTCCGCGTCCCGAAAGAGAACCTCTTGGTGCCTGGCAAGGGGAATGGTCTGACCATCGCCTATCATGGGCTCAACCTTGGTCGTATCAGCCTGTGCGCCAATGCGGCCGGTACGATGCGCCTGATGATGGCCAGCATGATCCCTTGGGTTCACTTCCGCGAAACGTACGGCGAGCCGATCGCCAAGCGGGAACTGGTGCAGCGCCGCTTGGGTAAGCTGGCCGGGATGATCGTGGCCTCCGATGCACTGGTAGCCTGGTGTAGCACGCTGATCGATGCCGGTTACCGGGGCGAGATGGAATGCATCATCGCCAAGATCTTCGGTAGCGAGTCGCAAAAGGAAGCGGCGATCGAACTGTTCATGAAGACGCACGGTGGACGGTCGTTCCTGCATGGGCACATGTTCGGCGACAACGTCCACGAGTACCTGGCTCCTTGCATCTATGAAGGGGAAGGGGAGATGCTCGGGATGGCGTTCTTCAAATCGCTAGTCAAGAAGCACGGTACGCAGTTCTTCGAGCCGATCGGCAAGGCTCTGCACGAAGCCGGCATCAAGAAGCCCAATCCCTTCAACCCGGCCCATGCCTGGGCGCTCAAGGGGGCATTGGCTCCGTACGCCAGCTGGATGATGAAGGAGTACATGGGCGGCAAGCCGCGTCCGAAGTTCCCGCAGATGCCAGAAGACCTGAAGGCCCACGCTCAGTTCGCTGCCGACCGTCTGCAAGACATGCCGCTGCATATCTCAGGCACCATGCGAAAGCACCAACTGAAGCTGGCCGACCGTCAGTGCCGTATGTCGTATTTGTCGGCAAATGTGCAGGACCTGATGACCATTCTGTGCACGGCGCTGTACGCGGCGAAGCAAGAGAACGAAACGGTTCGCGCCGCGGCCGATATCGCCTGCCGCGACTTGAAGCGGAAGATTCTGCTCACGCGGCCAAGCGATCGCTACTTCCGTCGCGTTTCGGAAGTGGGGGGTATGATCGCCGAAGGAAACTTCCCCGGCGTTGACGTTCCCCCAGACGAAATCATGATGCGGTATGATAAGTAA